One stretch of Paenibacillus sp. FSL R5-0341 DNA includes these proteins:
- a CDS encoding DUF948 domain-containing protein: protein MIYQISVALIAVAFAVLVFFLIRTLKSAQGSLDNVSQTLQEVQKTIDELSYEVKQTVRHANDITVDVQHKMKKIDPVMESVENLGEVLNEVTAAAKQVSTTLMAKFQTKRNNTEQTKHAEEVHVTAPPATSTDRTLQSYEATYYGDAKGGKNWMKYIDVAANVWQRMRK, encoded by the coding sequence ATGATCTATCAAATTAGCGTGGCCCTGATTGCAGTGGCATTTGCAGTACTGGTTTTCTTTTTAATTCGTACTTTGAAATCCGCCCAAGGTTCTTTGGACAATGTCTCACAGACATTGCAGGAGGTACAGAAGACCATTGATGAACTTAGTTATGAAGTGAAGCAGACGGTACGACATGCCAATGATATTACGGTGGATGTACAGCACAAAATGAAAAAAATTGATCCTGTTATGGAATCTGTTGAGAATCTGGGAGAAGTGTTGAATGAAGTGACGGCAGCAGCGAAACAAGTCTCCACGACGCTGATGGCGAAGTTTCAGACCAAACGTAACAACACTGAACAGACCAAGCATGCTGAAGAGGTTCATGTAACTGCACCGCCTGCTACATCAACGGATCGTACTCTGCAATCCTATGAAGCTACATATTATGGTGATGCTAAGGGCGGGAAAAACTGGATGAAGTATATTGATGTTGCAGCGAATGTATGGCAAAGGATGCGTAAATAA
- a CDS encoding DUF1328 domain-containing protein, whose amino-acid sequence MLKWSVLFLIIALVAGIFGFFGIVEAAASIAKVLFFIFVVLFVISLITGRSRMR is encoded by the coding sequence ATGTTGAAATGGTCTGTATTATTTCTGATTATTGCACTGGTAGCAGGTATTTTCGGATTCTTCGGTATTGTTGAAGCAGCTGCTTCAATCGCTAAAGTACTCTTCTTCATCTTTGTAGTACTGTTCGTAATCTCCCTTATTACGGGACGCAGCCGAATGCGATAA
- a CDS encoding cation diffusion facilitator family transporter, giving the protein MNAYEEIRKGERGAWVSIVAYLVLSAFKLICGYLFASSALLADGFNNLTDIVASVAVLIGLRISQKPPDSDHAYGHFRAETVAALVASFIMAMVGLQVLVEAVRSWYEGAFVAPNLWAAAVAVVCAVVMLGVYRYNHRLAKQINSQALMAAAKDNRSDAWVSIGAAVGIIGAQFGLPWLDKVAAIAVGLLICKTAWEIFRDSTHRLTDGFDQKELTDLRSSVARVPGVEMIKDVKARVHGSHVLVDVVIEVDGGLSLIEGHQICDRVEERLKRSHNIMHVHVHVEPKMDEVTGNP; this is encoded by the coding sequence TTGAACGCTTATGAAGAAATACGAAAAGGGGAGCGAGGGGCTTGGGTTAGCATCGTAGCCTATCTCGTCTTGTCCGCCTTTAAGCTGATCTGTGGATATTTATTTGCTTCCAGCGCATTGCTGGCGGATGGTTTTAATAACCTTACGGACATTGTGGCATCCGTTGCTGTACTGATCGGGCTTCGGATCTCCCAGAAACCACCTGATTCGGATCATGCTTATGGTCATTTTAGAGCGGAAACTGTTGCTGCCTTGGTAGCTTCATTTATTATGGCTATGGTTGGTCTGCAAGTATTGGTTGAAGCCGTTCGTTCTTGGTATGAAGGCGCCTTTGTTGCTCCGAATCTGTGGGCGGCAGCGGTGGCTGTGGTCTGTGCGGTCGTGATGTTAGGCGTATATCGTTACAATCACCGTCTGGCTAAACAAATTAACAGTCAGGCACTGATGGCTGCGGCCAAAGATAATCGTTCGGATGCATGGGTCAGTATAGGCGCTGCAGTTGGGATTATAGGTGCGCAGTTCGGACTTCCTTGGCTGGATAAAGTAGCTGCGATTGCTGTAGGTTTGTTGATCTGCAAGACGGCTTGGGAGATTTTCCGGGATTCAACTCATCGTCTGACGGATGGATTTGATCAGAAAGAACTGACGGATCTTAGATCCTCCGTGGCTCGGGTTCCCGGCGTTGAGATGATCAAGGATGTGAAGGCACGTGTGCATGGCAGTCATGTACTTGTGGATGTGGTGATTGAAGTGGACGGAGGCCTAAGCCTGATTGAAGGCCATCAGATCTGTGACCGAGTGGAAGAGCGGTTGAAGCGATCGCATAACATCATGCATGTGCATGTGCATGTGGAACCGAAAATGGATGAAGTCACGGGAAACCCTTGA